One window of the Cryptomeria japonica chromosome 7, Sugi_1.0, whole genome shotgun sequence genome contains the following:
- the LOC131053197 gene encoding probable UDP-glucosyl transferase 73B6 translates to MAEWKESKHVVMFPFMAQGHFIPFLTLAKVLASQGFTVSFLTTTASSPKLQSQALGSSIRFVSLSLPPIRGLPLGCESTDVLPPIKGVLLFIYSHKLSQPFEDWLLQVMAETSRKPACIISDVFLPWTTQSASKFGIPCVVFHTTGAMAASLQQYLFTNPVSEMIGDHQIIEIRDRSMNVNLRRSELPLVLPVIQQAYGLAKESCSATLVNTFDGLEAEYVRYLQESTGKPVWSVASSLRKPHFGTDKESECIRWLDSQKENSVLYVSFGSQGFLSQDQTKALARGIAASNQPFIWSIKDPVGGHVNSCDFLPEGFIEATRTRGIVIHGWVPQLLILSHPSTACFLSHCGWNSTLESISAGLPMLAWPLILDQFANAKLVVEQFRIGLQICEGFDAIPNSDIVENTVKAAMTTEIGKEMRQRALQIKESINEVSCKLSVKAFVSYILSLGFKDDK, encoded by the coding sequence ATGGCAGAATGGAAGGAAAGTAAACACGTTGTGATGTTTCCTTTCATGGCGCAGGGCCATTTCATTCCCTTCCTCACCCTGGCTAAGGTGCTTGCTTCCCAAGGCTTCACTGTCAGCTTCCTCACCACCACTGCCTCTTCCCCCAAATTGCAATCGCAGGCGCTTGGATCCTCTATTcgttttgtttctctttctctccctcccattCGTGGCCTCCCCCTTGGCTGCGAGAGCACTGACGTTCTTCCTCCCATCAAGGGCGTGTTGCTGTTTATATATTCCCACAAGCTTTCCCAGCCATTCGAAGACTGGCTTTTGCAGGTCATGGCAGAGACGTCACGGAAGCCTGCCTGCATCATAAGCGACGTTTTCTTACCCTGGACGACACAATCAGCTTCTAAATTCGGGATTCCCTGTGTGGTTTTCCACACAACAGGGGCCATGGCAGCTTCTCTTCAGCAATACCTCTTTACAAATCCGGTGTCAGAAATGATAGGCGACCACCAAATCATAGAGATTCGCGATCGCTCTATGAATGTGAATCTGAGACGTTCGGAGCTGCCTCTTGTGCTTCCCGTGATTCAGCAGGCTTATGGCTTGGCCAAAGAAAGCTGCTCTGCAACGCTTGTCAATACTTTCGACGGGCTCGAAGCAGAGTATGTGAGATATTTACAGGAATCCACTGGTAAGCCCGTCTGGAGTGTAGCTTCTTCTCTACGCAAACCCCACTTTGGGACTGACAAGGAATCGGAGTGCATCCGTTGGCTGGACTCACAAAAGGAAAACTCCGTCCTTTATGTCTCGTTTGGATCTCAGGGTTTTCTTTCACAAGACCAAACGAAAGCCCTCGCCAGGGGCATCGCAGCCAGTAATCAGCCTTTCATTTGGTCGATTAAGGATCCTGTTGGAGGCCACGTTAATTCCTGCGATTTTCTTCCCGAGGGTTTCATTGAAGCAACGAGAACCAGAGGAATAGTGATCCATGGGTGGGTGCCTCAGCTGCTAATTCTGTCCCATCCTTCGACTGCGTGCTTTCTGAGTCACTGTGGATGGAACTCCACATTAGAGAGTATAAGCGCTGGACTGCCAATGCTGGCGTGGCCCTTGATATTGGATCAATTTGCTAACGCCAAATTGGTAGTTGAGCAGTTTAGGATTGGATTGCAGATCTGTGAGGGATTTGATGCCATTCCCAACAGTGATATTGTAGAAAACACAGTGAAGGCAGCCATGACAACGGAAATTGGAAAAGAAATGCGTCAACGGGCACTGCAAATTAAGGAATCCATTAATGAAGTGTCCTGCAAGTTAAGCGTTAAAGCTTTTGTATCTTACATCCTCAGCCTCGGCTTCAAAGATGATAAGTGA